The following are encoded together in the Leuconostoc mesenteroides subsp. mesenteroides ATCC 8293 genome:
- a CDS encoding SDR family oxidoreductase: MTNINGEYAKQNFPKQSQPEPGLQSKMSPTPDDGAASYVGHDRLKHKKALITGGDSGIGRSVAIAYAHEGADIVLNYLPEEEPDAQEVKGIIESLGRKIKLVPGDLKNESFSQKLIDEAVSFFGDLSILTLVAGKQQAEVDIANLSTQQITDTYATNVFSLVWLVKAALPHMQPGSSIITTNSIQAEQPSSFLVDYAGTKAAIKNMTMSLAKQLANRGIRVNSVAPGPIWTPLQIVGGQLPENIPTFGQSTPIGRAGQPAELAGAYVFLASNESSYVTGESINVTGGLK; encoded by the coding sequence ATGACAAACATAAATGGAGAATATGCAAAGCAGAATTTTCCAAAACAGAGTCAACCTGAACCAGGATTACAAAGCAAGATGTCGCCAACACCAGATGATGGTGCAGCAAGTTACGTTGGGCATGACCGCCTGAAACATAAGAAAGCACTGATAACCGGTGGTGACTCAGGAATCGGCAGATCTGTGGCGATAGCGTATGCGCATGAAGGTGCTGATATTGTGTTAAATTATCTCCCTGAAGAAGAACCAGATGCACAAGAAGTTAAGGGCATTATTGAATCATTGGGTCGTAAAATCAAGCTAGTTCCAGGTGATTTAAAGAATGAATCATTCAGCCAAAAGTTGATTGATGAAGCAGTTTCATTTTTTGGTGATTTAAGTATTTTGACGTTAGTAGCTGGCAAACAACAAGCGGAAGTTGATATAGCTAATTTGTCGACACAACAAATAACCGACACTTATGCAACAAATGTTTTTAGTCTCGTTTGGCTTGTTAAAGCGGCTTTACCACATATGCAACCTGGCAGCAGTATCATAACAACGAATTCTATTCAGGCAGAGCAACCATCGTCATTTCTCGTGGATTATGCAGGTACAAAAGCTGCTATCAAGAATATGACGATGAGTTTGGCTAAACAATTGGCTAATCGGGGGATTCGCGTGAATAGTGTGGCACCTGGTCCCATTTGGACACCTTTGCAGATTGTTGGTGGACAGTTACCGGAGAACATTCCAACATTTGGCCAATCGACACCCATCGGTAGAGCTGGTCAACCAGCAGAATTAGCAGGCGCTTATGTTTTCCTAGCATCAAATGAATCTAGCTATGTAACAGGTGAGTCAATCAATGTTACTGGTGGCTTAAAGTAA
- a CDS encoding GlsB/YeaQ/YmgE family stress response membrane protein: MIWSLIVGAIIGAIAGAITNRGESMGWISNIIAGLIGSAIGQALLGQWGPSLAGMAIIPSIIGAVILVLVVSMVLGMRAKQ, from the coding sequence ATGATTTGGTCATTAATTGTAGGTGCCATTATTGGTGCCATTGCAGGTGCTATCACAAATCGTGGTGAGTCAATGGGGTGGATTAGCAATATTATTGCTGGTCTAATCGGATCGGCTATTGGCCAGGCTTTGTTGGGTCAATGGGGACCTAGCTTGGCGGGAATGGCAATCATTCCTTCGATAATTGGTGCTGTGATTCTTGTACTAGTCGTGTCAATGGTGCTTGGTATGAGAGCAAAACAGTAG
- the amaP gene encoding alkaline shock response membrane anchor protein AmaP, which produces MKKSQKIVLSIFSLGYLVGLCLLIWPQIIDEVFKFLAEFNIHLDFKSDLFIYYYGLVLLALTVLVFLLILIWPVELPDIPLKQTKEGRLALSNHGINQFIQTKLSGEDLSNIKVRLKNTRRQRKFYIVADSVYKQATVEELPRISYDLTKSLSDLLAGINRIPIKVDIKVNQKSNSKRKVTRVI; this is translated from the coding sequence ATGAAGAAAAGTCAAAAAATTGTTCTGAGTATTTTCAGCCTCGGATATTTGGTTGGGCTTTGTTTGTTAATATGGCCGCAAATAATTGATGAAGTGTTCAAATTTTTAGCAGAGTTTAATATACATTTAGACTTTAAGAGCGATCTTTTCATTTATTACTATGGTCTTGTACTGCTGGCACTGACCGTGCTTGTGTTTTTACTCATATTGATATGGCCGGTAGAATTACCAGATATTCCTTTGAAGCAAACCAAAGAAGGACGGCTTGCGTTGAGTAATCATGGTATCAACCAGTTTATTCAGACAAAGCTCTCAGGTGAAGATTTATCAAATATTAAAGTGAGATTGAAAAATACTCGTCGTCAACGAAAATTTTATATTGTTGCTGATTCAGTTTATAAACAGGCGACAGTCGAAGAATTACCTCGTATTTCATACGATTTAACGAAAAGCTTGAGTGATTTACTCGCTGGCATAAATCGAATTCCCATTAAAGTTGATATTAAAGTAAATCAGAAATCAAACTCAAAGCGTAAAGTCACACGTGTGATTTAA
- a CDS encoding DUF2273 domain-containing protein encodes MKDKKSINIWVGGLAGFILSTLLVTVGFWKTILIIVVTLLAGWIGYLLEAYNVDLSIVSKIFTRKN; translated from the coding sequence ATGAAAGACAAAAAATCAATTAATATTTGGGTTGGTGGTCTTGCGGGTTTCATTCTGTCAACTCTATTGGTAACTGTAGGATTTTGGAAGACGATTTTGATTATAGTTGTCACCTTACTAGCAGGTTGGATTGGCTACTTGCTCGAAGCGTATAATGTCGATTTATCAATTGTCTCTAAAATATTTACACGTAAAAATTAA
- a CDS encoding Asp23/Gls24 family envelope stress response protein codes for MSTEKTTTQNTATENRQPKGELTFDDKVIQKVVGYAIENVTGLLGVDGGFVANIKNKIVNTDNPTDGIGVEVGKEQVAVDLDIIMEYGHNAHDIYKQLTEVITKQVRETTSLTLVELNVEVVDIQTQKEFDESQTSLQDRVTDAGSTIKEKTSDGVDAVKKTTSQAVNDDDNRVK; via the coding sequence ATGTCTACAGAAAAAACAACTACACAAAATACTGCAACAGAGAATCGTCAACCTAAAGGTGAATTAACATTTGATGACAAAGTGATTCAAAAAGTAGTGGGCTATGCAATTGAAAACGTGACAGGATTGCTAGGTGTTGATGGTGGTTTTGTCGCAAACATTAAAAATAAAATTGTGAATACGGATAACCCCACTGATGGCATTGGTGTCGAGGTCGGAAAAGAACAAGTTGCGGTAGATTTAGATATTATCATGGAATATGGACACAACGCACATGATATTTATAAGCAACTAACAGAAGTAATCACAAAACAGGTGCGAGAAACAACAAGTTTGACGCTAGTTGAGTTAAATGTTGAAGTAGTTGATATTCAAACACAAAAAGAATTTGATGAATCACAAACAAGCCTACAGGATCGCGTAACAGACGCTGGTAGCACAATCAAAGAAAAAACTTCAGATGGCGTTGATGCCGTGAAAAAGACAACTTCTCAAGCAGTGAACGATGACGACAATCGTGTCAAGTAA
- a CDS encoding DUF1345 domain-containing protein → MKRIKIQKFLHKHGNVFLLALTSGTLVALLTSLTASWEYILLTGWDCAIFVLFCLVIYSFYPMDQGRHTKKVILKEGIRYPLIDAFVVFSSAVSVFIVILLLTISKGSRLEIVFCIFSVFSSWNLIQLLYAIHYTEIYYQNNGGVSFNAKGLPNFWDFLYLAYTIGMTYQVSDTNFSTTRFRKVALGHSLISFAFSTLLIATMINFIASLISSH, encoded by the coding sequence ATGAAGCGAATAAAAATTCAAAAATTTTTGCATAAACACGGGAATGTTTTCTTGCTTGCCTTGACTAGTGGTACCTTAGTAGCTTTGCTAACTTCTTTGACTGCGTCTTGGGAATACATTCTCCTAACAGGATGGGACTGCGCTATATTCGTACTTTTTTGTTTAGTAATTTACTCTTTTTATCCGATGGATCAAGGCCGGCACACGAAGAAAGTAATTCTCAAAGAAGGTATTCGATATCCACTGATTGATGCGTTTGTTGTCTTTTCAAGTGCAGTGAGTGTGTTTATTGTGATTTTGTTATTAACTATCAGCAAAGGCAGTCGCCTGGAAATTGTATTTTGTATTTTTAGTGTTTTTTCTTCTTGGAATTTGATTCAATTATTGTACGCTATTCATTACACGGAAATTTATTACCAAAATAATGGTGGTGTGTCATTTAATGCAAAGGGTCTTCCTAATTTCTGGGATTTTTTGTATTTAGCCTATACCATTGGTATGACTTACCAAGTTTCGGATACAAATTTTTCTACAACCCGTTTTCGAAAAGTTGCATTAGGGCACTCACTCATTTCTTTTGCCTTTAGCACACTCCTCATTGCCACTATGATTAATTTTATAGCCAGTTTGATTAGTAGTCACTAA
- a CDS encoding GlsB/YeaQ/YmgE family stress response membrane protein: MGLIWTLIVGAVIGAIAGAITSRGAAMGWISNIIAGLIGSWLGESLLGSWGPSLAGMALIPSIIGAVVLVLIVSWITSRTNK; the protein is encoded by the coding sequence ATGGGATTAATTTGGACACTTATCGTAGGTGCAGTTATCGGTGCTATTGCAGGAGCAATTACAAGCCGCGGTGCAGCTATGGGATGGATTAGTAACATCATTGCTGGTTTAATTGGTTCTTGGTTAGGTGAAAGCCTTCTTGGATCATGGGGACCAAGCTTAGCAGGAATGGCACTTATTCCTTCAATTATTGGTGCAGTTGTATTAGTCTTAATCGTATCTTGGATTACTAGTCGCACAAATAAGTAA
- a CDS encoding aldo/keto reductase: MSLNELYELNDGHQLPKIGLGTFQIRGYQGVDQILNAIQIGYRLLDTSTNYDSEGAVGEAIRRSGIPRSQFYVTTKLPGKYHHFDDALKIIEESLLRLGLDYLDLYLIHWPLPKRDNYVEAWQALIEAQRRGLVRSIGVSNFEKEHLDKIISATGVTPAVNQNEIHPYWPQESLVATNQEYGIVTEAWSPLGRGSSELTEPLILKLAEKYDKNAGQIILRWHIQRGILPVAKSTTPQHQRRNLDIFDFTLTETEVSQISDLERKDGRVDDQDPKEYEEFV; the protein is encoded by the coding sequence ATGAGTTTGAATGAGTTATATGAACTAAATGATGGGCATCAGTTACCAAAAATTGGCTTGGGAACCTTTCAGATTCGAGGTTATCAAGGCGTTGACCAGATTTTAAATGCTATACAAATCGGTTACCGATTGCTTGATACGTCTACAAATTATGACAGTGAAGGTGCGGTTGGAGAAGCTATTCGTCGTTCAGGTATCCCACGCTCGCAATTTTATGTAACAACAAAACTTCCTGGTAAATATCATCATTTCGATGATGCTCTGAAAATCATTGAAGAATCATTGCTTCGTTTAGGATTAGACTACTTGGATCTTTATTTGATTCATTGGCCACTTCCTAAACGAGACAATTATGTGGAGGCTTGGCAAGCATTAATTGAGGCACAAAGGCGTGGACTAGTTCGTTCGATTGGTGTATCCAACTTTGAAAAGGAACATCTGGATAAGATTATTTCAGCAACGGGGGTCACACCGGCTGTTAACCAAAATGAAATTCATCCATATTGGCCGCAGGAATCATTGGTGGCTACTAATCAAGAGTATGGTATCGTAACTGAGGCTTGGAGCCCATTAGGCCGAGGCAGTAGCGAATTAACAGAACCGTTAATTTTAAAACTAGCCGAAAAATATGATAAAAATGCGGGTCAAATTATTTTGAGATGGCATATACAACGTGGTATTTTACCAGTTGCTAAATCTACCACTCCTCAGCATCAGCGACGTAACTTAGATATCTTTGATTTCACACTGACAGAGACTGAGGTTAGCCAAATATCTGATTTGGAACGTAAAGATGGGCGTGTGGATGACCAAGATCCAAAAGAATACGAAGAATTTGTTTAA
- a CDS encoding sugar porter family MFS transporter — protein MKTKSKKVKLNFLHYCVYVISLGGFLFGYDTGVINGALAFMSRPDQLNLTPTLQGVVSSSLVIGACFGALGCGRVADKIGRRKTLRIIAIVFTIATVLCAVAMNFWLMSLFRFVLGLAVGAASSLSPMYLAEISPENLRSANVNKNAIFIVLGQLCAFIVNAILGNIWGHWGPIWRVMVISGAVPSIILWVNSFRISGSPQWLLLKHRFNRARKIFRRLGFKNTNQLIKSQSDQSSEQNDNEFNWSIALKNKKLFYLLVTGIVIALIQQISGVNTVMYYGTILLEKVGMGESGSLYANVLIGVVSVIASIFGTRMIEHANHHRMLIIGLIGNVVFMALLGTIMKSSVFSQGITNALVLVSLTLFLANHQGIVSPVTWLLLAEMFPGKVKAQFMSVATATTWITNFVISLIYPQLVAILGTALVFFVFAMSNGLSIVLASLFVNSKKMAKAYDTASLS, from the coding sequence ATGAAAACTAAATCAAAAAAAGTTAAGCTAAATTTTCTGCATTACTGTGTTTACGTTATATCATTAGGCGGATTTCTATTTGGCTATGATACTGGTGTGATTAACGGTGCACTGGCATTCATGAGCCGTCCGGACCAACTGAATTTGACACCGACCTTACAAGGCGTTGTGTCCAGTTCATTGGTTATTGGTGCTTGTTTTGGGGCACTGGGATGTGGTCGAGTTGCTGATAAAATTGGTCGCCGTAAAACGCTACGAATCATTGCAATCGTATTTACAATAGCTACGGTGCTTTGCGCTGTTGCCATGAACTTTTGGCTTATGTCACTTTTTCGATTTGTATTAGGTTTAGCAGTTGGTGCTGCATCAAGTTTGTCACCAATGTATTTAGCAGAAATTTCACCGGAAAATTTAAGAAGCGCCAATGTCAACAAAAACGCTATTTTTATTGTACTTGGTCAGTTATGTGCTTTCATTGTAAATGCAATATTAGGCAACATCTGGGGTCATTGGGGTCCAATTTGGCGTGTTATGGTGATTTCTGGTGCGGTTCCATCAATTATTCTGTGGGTAAACTCGTTTCGTATCAGCGGTAGTCCGCAATGGTTACTCTTAAAGCATCGTTTTAACCGAGCTCGAAAAATATTTCGTCGATTGGGATTTAAAAATACTAACCAGCTTATCAAATCTCAAAGTGATCAATCTAGTGAGCAAAACGATAATGAATTTAATTGGTCAATAGCATTAAAAAACAAAAAATTGTTTTATTTGTTAGTGACAGGAATTGTGATTGCTCTGATTCAGCAAATCTCAGGTGTAAACACCGTGATGTATTACGGTACAATTTTACTTGAAAAAGTTGGTATGGGTGAAAGTGGCTCCTTGTACGCCAATGTGTTAATTGGTGTCGTTTCTGTTATTGCTAGTATATTTGGTACTCGAATGATAGAACATGCCAATCATCATCGCATGTTGATTATTGGTCTGATTGGTAACGTTGTTTTTATGGCGCTACTTGGAACTATTATGAAATCTAGTGTTTTTTCTCAAGGAATAACTAATGCTTTGGTGCTTGTTAGTTTAACGTTGTTTTTGGCTAATCATCAAGGTATTGTAAGTCCTGTTACATGGCTCTTGTTAGCCGAAATGTTTCCTGGAAAGGTTAAGGCGCAATTTATGTCCGTGGCTACAGCAACAACTTGGATAACCAACTTCGTCATTAGTTTAATCTATCCCCAGTTAGTTGCTATTCTTGGAACAGCATTGGTATTTTTCGTTTTTGCTATGTCAAATGGATTAAGTATTGTGTTAGCAAGTCTGTTTGTCAATAGTAAAAAGATGGCAAAGGCTTATGATACAGCTAGTCTATCATAG
- a CDS encoding polysaccharide pyruvyl transferase family protein, with protein sequence MANFYIDTTEVVHEIPQNDRPKFYMFGVPRYTNMGDQAVSLAERKYIENEFPNYQYIEIIEEDGDEAIPVVQENLRKDDVIAFTGGGNMGNLYHNHEEARRKVFSTFVDNLTISFPQSIHFEDNEDGEIEKRKSQEAYSKNPNLVLVARDAQSFHRMLTTFDNKVIFTPDMVLYMNSVDWKFERNGALFVLRHDSEKVVKQTTIDKIKEILGGDRPVERVDTVLDEPKEITPITRDTLFEQQLELFSHQEIIITDRWHAMVFSVLTGTPCLLFGNSYGKGKHAYFDWLEHVNWIDYTDETDIDRIESSLNELMKQERHDYNVKKDFQQLHDIIEENISK encoded by the coding sequence ATGGCTAATTTTTACATTGATACGACAGAAGTCGTTCATGAAATTCCACAAAATGATCGTCCAAAATTTTATATGTTTGGTGTACCACGTTATACAAATATGGGTGATCAAGCAGTATCATTGGCTGAAAGAAAATATATTGAGAACGAATTTCCAAATTATCAGTATATTGAAATTATTGAGGAAGACGGTGATGAGGCGATACCTGTTGTCCAAGAGAATTTGCGTAAAGATGATGTTATTGCGTTTACTGGTGGTGGCAATATGGGTAATTTGTATCACAACCACGAAGAGGCAAGGCGTAAAGTATTTTCGACATTTGTTGACAACCTTACGATCTCATTTCCCCAATCAATTCATTTTGAGGATAATGAGGATGGTGAGATTGAAAAAAGAAAAAGTCAGGAAGCCTATAGCAAGAACCCAAATCTTGTCCTTGTAGCTCGCGACGCACAAAGCTTTCATCGTATGCTTACGACTTTTGACAATAAAGTTATTTTCACGCCGGACATGGTATTATACATGAATTCGGTGGACTGGAAATTTGAACGTAATGGGGCTTTGTTTGTTTTGCGTCATGATTCAGAGAAGGTTGTCAAACAAACCACCATTGATAAAATAAAAGAAATACTCGGTGGGGACAGACCAGTGGAACGTGTTGATACCGTATTAGATGAACCAAAAGAGATTACGCCGATCACACGTGACACTTTGTTTGAGCAACAGCTGGAGTTGTTTTCACACCAAGAAATTATTATCACAGACCGTTGGCATGCTATGGTTTTCTCTGTCCTCACTGGGACACCATGCTTGCTTTTTGGAAATAGTTATGGAAAAGGGAAGCACGCGTACTTTGATTGGTTAGAGCATGTGAATTGGATTGATTACACAGATGAAACCGATATCGATCGAATTGAAAGTAGTTTAAATGAACTGATGAAGCAGGAACGTCATGATTATAATGTGAAAAAAGACTTCCAACAACTTCATGACATTATTGAAGAAAATATATCTAAATAA
- a CDS encoding YczE/YyaS/YitT family protein: protein MKSRLYLLVFSLLLNALGNAVAITTNLGANPWTAAGQGLAATFDISLGTALVSFGVFVLLLNSLLAREINFRRIIGNFLFMFPFSYLVDWIVTCLNDSFLLTSNLYVKLIFNLLAITTIAIAVAMYQQANLILHPNDELMFTLRFKYTHGNATKAQLIAYMLPLSILVLAFYINDQWFGVGIGLVGSLFLQGPIVDLTHKIFFIKKLK, encoded by the coding sequence ATGAAAAGTAGACTTTATCTATTAGTATTTTCACTTTTATTAAACGCACTTGGTAATGCCGTGGCAATCACTACAAATCTTGGTGCTAATCCATGGACTGCTGCTGGTCAAGGATTAGCAGCAACTTTTGACATATCTCTCGGTACAGCTTTGGTCAGCTTTGGTGTTTTCGTATTGTTGCTGAATTCTCTGCTGGCGCGTGAAATTAATTTCCGTCGAATTATCGGAAATTTTTTGTTCATGTTTCCGTTTAGTTACTTAGTTGATTGGATTGTTACATGCTTAAACGACTCATTTCTTTTAACAAGTAACTTGTATGTTAAACTAATCTTTAATCTTTTAGCAATTACAACGATTGCTATAGCAGTTGCCATGTACCAGCAGGCAAACTTAATCTTGCATCCAAACGATGAATTGATGTTCACATTACGATTCAAATATACACATGGAAATGCAACTAAAGCACAACTCATCGCTTATATGCTTCCTTTGTCCATTCTGGTTCTAGCTTTTTATATTAATGACCAATGGTTTGGGGTTGGTATTGGACTTGTAGGTTCACTATTTTTGCAAGGTCCTATTGTTGATTTAACACACAAAATATTCTTTATAAAAAAATTAAAATGA
- a CDS encoding LacI family DNA-binding transcriptional regulator, with amino-acid sequence MEKIAKIAGVSKAAVSFALNDKPGISQATRNQILKIAEELNYVPRRKIKKDTIVFLLVTNDHAQSLDYFQRLPFFQSIIDAFKTKSYLKGYNLSLQTVSKLDQDTFSNWQQTNIYGVVILGTFLTSDDVLLLNKVHANIVILDNPSIENSHSSVVINNKEGVRSIVHQISPKETVLYVHGLPAIPNFQERNTAFKYSAQTKDFNLTEIKMDSFSFSETTTSEQQLIINTLQNNTTIVAENDYLALKIAQIVAEKKLTHNVKALFGFDNIKTLSQSPIPIKTVSVNVSVMVDMAIDLILKEYKVPVHVTVDTNFVEGDKNEK; translated from the coding sequence ATGGAAAAAATAGCGAAAATAGCTGGTGTTTCAAAAGCAGCAGTATCTTTCGCCCTAAATGATAAGCCTGGAATCAGCCAAGCAACACGCAATCAAATTTTAAAGATTGCTGAAGAATTGAATTATGTTCCTCGACGAAAAATAAAAAAAGATACTATTGTTTTTCTTTTAGTTACTAATGATCACGCGCAATCATTGGATTATTTTCAACGTCTCCCTTTTTTTCAATCCATTATCGATGCTTTCAAAACAAAGTCGTATTTAAAAGGTTATAACCTCTCACTTCAGACAGTTTCTAAGCTAGATCAAGATACCTTTTCAAATTGGCAACAGACAAATATCTATGGCGTTGTAATACTAGGCACATTTTTAACATCAGATGATGTATTATTGCTAAACAAGGTGCATGCAAACATAGTTATTTTGGACAATCCGTCTATTGAAAATTCTCATAGTTCGGTAGTTATTAATAATAAAGAGGGTGTTCGAAGCATTGTCCATCAGATTTCTCCAAAGGAGACCGTTTTATACGTTCACGGATTACCAGCTATTCCTAATTTTCAGGAACGCAACACTGCCTTTAAATATTCAGCCCAGACGAAAGATTTCAATTTAACGGAAATTAAAATGGATAGTTTTAGTTTTTCAGAAACAACAACTTCTGAGCAACAACTTATTATCAATACGCTACAAAATAACACAACTATAGTAGCTGAGAACGATTATTTAGCTTTGAAAATTGCACAGATTGTAGCCGAAAAAAAATTGACGCATAATGTGAAAGCACTCTTTGGTTTCGATAATATCAAAACCTTATCTCAATCACCGATCCCAATTAAAACAGTTTCAGTAAATGTGTCTGTCATGGTAGACATGGCAATTGATTTAATTTTAAAAGAATACAAAGTCCCTGTTCATGTAACAGTAGATACAAACTTTGTTGAAGGTGACAAAAATGAAAAGTAG
- a CDS encoding nucleoside hydrolase-like domain-containing protein produces the protein MIKQLNEKARTIITTDGEVDDMNSFLRYLLYSNEFDTEGIILTSSVYHYAGDDEKGIKPERWTGEKWIPYLISEYGKVYDHLKVHGEGYPTPEYLQSIYHVGNISFKGEYEQETDGSRFLENYLLEDTDERPLYIQTWGGTNTTARALRSIEEKYGHSPEWSTIKKRIEEKVVIYIILDQDDTYNEYIAKKWHIKVINDKFNFWYFAYLWKYTNYNLTRKLNHDWQKKLVNNFGSFLANYALIGDGRVIDGENEDEQRGIDSYLEKNPEYERFDFISEGDSPSFFYLINNGLRNSSDPTFGGWGGRFVEKSSTLYTNEALDFNPYTKRYEAAYTLTRWFDDIQDDFIARAAWSATDDFDKVSHYPIVDIDMNLERDVKPGERVKYKVYAKDLNGRKLYYKWWIYDEASTYNAHEHLEAKQEDIEGFLIGYNAEPLADSYHKIRIKNENQPTVSIDVPKDISDGQTIHVILEVKNDGEHPLKTYRRIILTAKEN, from the coding sequence ATGATTAAACAACTTAACGAAAAAGCACGAACCATAATTACTACTGATGGCGAAGTAGATGATATGAATTCTTTTTTGCGGTATTTGTTATACAGTAATGAATTTGATACAGAGGGTATCATATTGACGAGCTCAGTATATCATTACGCGGGCGATGATGAAAAAGGGATTAAGCCAGAACGTTGGACTGGAGAAAAGTGGATTCCGTATCTAATTTCAGAGTATGGAAAAGTTTATGATCATTTAAAAGTCCATGGTGAGGGGTATCCAACACCTGAATACTTACAAAGTATCTACCATGTTGGTAATATCAGTTTCAAAGGTGAATATGAACAAGAAACAGATGGTTCAAGGTTTCTAGAAAACTATTTATTAGAAGATACAGATGAACGTCCGTTATATATTCAAACTTGGGGTGGAACCAATACAACGGCTCGTGCATTGAGATCAATAGAGGAAAAATATGGGCACAGTCCAGAATGGTCCACTATAAAAAAACGTATTGAAGAAAAAGTGGTTATTTATATAATTCTTGATCAGGATGACACCTATAATGAATACATCGCAAAAAAATGGCATATTAAAGTTATTAATGATAAATTCAATTTTTGGTATTTTGCTTATCTTTGGAAATATACCAACTACAATTTAACCCGTAAATTGAACCACGATTGGCAAAAAAAATTGGTTAATAATTTTGGTTCATTCTTGGCAAACTATGCTTTGATAGGTGATGGACGCGTTATAGATGGTGAGAATGAGGATGAGCAACGAGGAATTGATTCATATTTAGAAAAAAATCCCGAATACGAGCGTTTTGATTTTATTTCGGAAGGGGACTCACCATCGTTTTTCTATTTAATTAACAATGGCTTGAGAAATAGTTCTGATCCAACCTTTGGGGGGTGGGGTGGCCGATTTGTTGAAAAATCATCAACGCTCTATACTAACGAAGCATTGGACTTTAATCCATATACGAAGCGTTATGAAGCTGCATATACTTTAACACGATGGTTTGATGATATTCAAGATGACTTTATTGCACGTGCTGCATGGAGTGCTACAGATGATTTCGATAAGGTGTCGCATTATCCAATTGTTGACATAGATATGAACTTAGAAAGGGATGTAAAGCCAGGAGAAAGAGTTAAATATAAAGTTTATGCTAAAGATTTGAACGGACGTAAGCTATATTATAAATGGTGGATTTATGATGAAGCCTCTACCTATAACGCTCACGAACATTTGGAAGCAAAGCAGGAAGATATTGAGGGGTTTTTAATTGGCTATAATGCTGAACCATTGGCTGATAGTTATCACAAAATTCGTATAAAGAATGAAAACCAACCAACCGTTAGCATTGATGTGCCAAAAGATATTTCTGATGGTCAAACGATTCATGTGATTTTGGAAGTTAAAAATGATGGTGAGCATCCTCTAAAAACGTATCGTCGCATCATTTTAACAGCAAAGGAAAACTAA